The Streptococcus suis DNA window ATTGAAGGAGGTCACAAATGGCAACATTTACTTTTGAAATTGAAGAAAAATTATTGGTCCTATCTGAAAACGAGAAGGGATGGACCAAAGAGTTGAATCGTGTATCTTTTAATGGTACACCTGCAAAATACGATATTCGGACTTGGAGTCCGGACCATAGCAAGATGGGAAAAGGGATTACTCTAAGCAATGAAGAATTCCAGGTTCTTCTAGACGCATTTGCCAATAAATAAACGAATGAAGCCTACGCGAAGAAGGCTTCATTTTTTGTGATCGGTTGTAATAAGCGGTGGCAGATGGTTACCAGTGCAATTTTTGCTAAATCAGGAAGAATGAATGGAAGAACAGTCCAAGCAATGGTGTCAGACCAAGTAGCACCAGATACTATTTTAAAAATAAGCACTCCAGGAAAAAAGCATGCTACGGATCCAAGTAAACAAGCTAGGAATACATTTACAGAGGATGAATTTGCCTTGGTAGCCATTGAGGTTAATCCTGCATAAAGTAGGAAGCCCCAGAGGAATCCAGCTGTTGGACCCACCAGTGCAGCAAATCCACCAGAAAAACCAGCAAAAACAGGCAAACCAATAGCGCCAAGTACTAGATATAATCCAACGCTAGCAAGGGCATCTTTAGGTTTGTAAAGACAAGCAACCAAGCCAATAGCTAATGTTTGGAGAGTAAATGGAACTGGGCCAATAGATAAACTAATTTGCGAAAGTGCAGCAATCAAAGCTGTTCCGATAGCGATATAAACAAGTGATTTTGTTGATGTTTTGCTCATTTTGTTATCCCCTTTATTTTTTATGGTTAACAAAATTATAGTGAGAATCTAAAAGAAAGTCAATGGAATTTCATCGGCTGTAACAGCAATATAGTTTTTTTATATCTAAGTATATAAAATTTATATAAGTAAAAACATATTTATTAATATTATTTTACTTTTTGTTGTGTTACAATTCTAAAAAAGAAAGCGAGATTCCTTATGACCGAATTACTTGATATTTATCGTATCCTAAAGTCAAAAAAGTGGGTTGATCTTACTCATCAGATTGATGAAGCAAGTCCACATTTTCCAGCTCTGCCAGCTTTAGAAAAACGACCAATTTTTACACATAAAGACGGATTCTTTGTTCAGCAATTTACAGTAGTCGGACAATATGGAACGCACATTGATGCTCCAGTTCATTTTGTTGAAGGTGCCCGTTATCTTGATGAAATTGATTTGAAAGATTTCCTACTCCCTCTTTATGTCATTGATAAGTCGGATGCGGTGGCAGCTAATCATGATTATGAGATTACGAAACAAGATATTTTAGACTTTGAGGC harbors:
- a CDS encoding biotin transporter BioY — its product is MSKTSTKSLVYIAIGTALIAALSQISLSIGPVPFTLQTLAIGLVACLYKPKDALASVGLYLVLGAIGLPVFAGFSGGFAALVGPTAGFLWGFLLYAGLTSMATKANSSSVNVFLACLLGSVACFFPGVLIFKIVSGATWSDTIAWTVLPFILPDLAKIALVTICHRLLQPITKNEAFFA